The genome window TCACGTGGATATTAATCCATCATCCTGTGGTATCAAACAGGCAGTCTCCACaccaaggaaaatacaaacaatattCAACAAATTCAATCTCTTAATCATTTGTTAGACATCTATTAGATGCCCTCTGTCAGCATCCAGGGATGTAGAACTCAATGACTGGGTGTCGCTGCCCTCAGGGGCTCACAGCCCGGAATCCTGAGAGCAGAGTGAAGGAGCTCAGTACTTGCTGGGCAGGCCACGAGGTCTGTAGATATTGGGGTCCCCACCACTCCGACCATGTCTGTTGGCTTCCTGGTCAGCCCTCGAATCCTCCACTCCATGGCCGCTGTTTCCATACTTGAAACGGTCTGTGACTCTCTGAGAAAGCTCTCTGGTATCACTGGAATGGAGGAGGGCAGATAGAAGGTGAATCAGGGACTGATGAGAAACTGTCCCACCCTCCCAACCCTCCTCTTTTCAGGGCTTAAAGACTCTGAGAGGAGCCAGAAGAGGGGCTAAACACTCACCCAGCCTGGGCACACCCACCCAGCTCTGGGGTGACCTCTCCCACTGGGAGAACAGCACTCACAGGGGATGGTAAGAATCACCCATTCCACCATTCTTGCTCTGGCTCTATTAGACCCCACACTGGTCATAGATAGGAAGGGTGAGTAAGAGGAAGAGGGACCACAGGAGCCCTGTTACCTGATCACTCTAGCAGCCCAGACGCCCCCTGGCCCCCTCTGTGCAGCATCATAGTTCCCCCGAGAGTGGAAGTATTTGTCTGAATTTTTGTAATTGGCTTCTCTCATGTCAGAGTAGGCTCTCCACATATCTTTAGCccctgggaaggaaggaaaatgggaAATGGAGATCGTCACATCTTGGCAAAATAGAGGAATAAAAACTTTCCTCCCACTGATTCCAAGATTTCAGCCATCAAAAAGACCtcggatgacatcggatcacttacaacaaaatggtgggatcttgataatattatacggagtgaaatagtaaatcagaaaaaaccaagaactgcatgattccatacattggtgggacataaaaacgagactaagagacatggacaagagagtggtggttggaggggcagggggagggaaggagggagaggggaagggggaaggggaggggcacaaagaaaactagatagaaagtgacagaagacaatctgactttgggtgatgggtatgcaacagaattgaatgacaagataacctggacatgttttctttgaatatatgtaccctgatttattgatgtcaccccattaaaattaataaaaatttatttataaaaaaacattgcAGATTCATTTCCTGTCAGggtacataaaagaatcaaccaataaatgcataaataaatggaaaaaaaaaaaagacctcggAGACTATCTTgtcatgaaataaatatttctttactttgcatttttttaGGTTGATGTTATGAAAATCATTCTTCATGcaaattttattctgtttgacTCCATTCTAAGTTCTGTTGCTACCTTGCTTTTGGCCATGTGGTGCGTGTAAAGAAGTAAGGTGGTCTTTAAGGGATGTTCAGCTGTACAAGGAACCTCCACCTGGAAAGATGCAGGGAGCCCCCTGACTGGGCTATGAGAGCCAGATGATTCTGAGGGAAGTTCAGAAGCACAGTGCTCCCAACCTAGTTGATGGTAGACATTCATCCTTAGGGGCAAAGTGAGGACAACTTGTTCTGAGTACATGTGAGTGTCTGGGCACATTTGGCACCTGGGCAACTGTCAGAGTTCAGTCAGCAGGTGATTAAAGTGAGTTCCCAGAGAGACTGTAAAGAAATGGGATAATAGATATGGAACAAGGACAATTGACCCACAAGCTCTAAAGTCCAGTGTCCTCCCAATGAGATGGAGGAGTAGTGCCTTGCTCAGATTGGTtatgcagaagaaaatactgtgTGATGTCAAGAACACTATAGGTGGATGATGTGCTATATCACCTTACTTCTCTGATCCTTAGGTTGAGGGgatcaaaggaagaaaaagatgaagtaaGATGAGCAGGGAGTCATAAACAGAATGAATTTGATCAAActaaaattaaatgacaaaaaattttaataatttatgagaaaaagagaaaaatataatgtagAATTATGATCATGGTTCATATAATTACTCCGTGAGATACCTgatcttcattttatatatgtcatttttgtgtagtggaataatccattgcatgaccTTGGGTGGGAAcatagccaacaagaaaagaatgttttgccaagagaattgttttgtgattcgAAGGTGAGTCACTGAAACAAATGTATGTGACCGAAAGCAGTTGCTAGACTCTCTTCTCAGTAAAACCttctcataagattttactgCTCTCTTCAAGGTTATTccttgagataaaagaaaggaatgttttgggaaccatagaagcaatagcagttaatgccttttgatattgtattgttactaagctatcatgcagatgtattccatgtattCTTAAttaaaggttatgcttgatgctatgccaatttctaagtaaacaagctttttgaaatcttgtgaataaaaataggacacagtgcGAACTCggtgccatttgcctgagcgagcggtggtcctttgctagttcatgaatatttcgtctgctgatctctctctgaGTCCCCGACTCACAACATTTCTGGAATAAGAAAAGAGTCTTGTTCAGAGTTACAACGGTCTCACTGTACTTATCCACTGTGAGTTACTGATTTAAATAGATCCTTGTAGTCTGAATTTACCTAACAAGTACAGTGTTTCCAAAATGTGTGGCATATTTTCTCATCTAAGAGCAGCAAACCAAAgagagtggttctcaacctttagCATGCACAAAATCAACAGGATGCTTGATAAGGGCCAGGTGTTATGCTCAGCCCAGAAATTGTGACTCCGTGGACCCAGTTATTTGCATTTCACAAAGCACCCCAGACCTCATATGATTCTCATGCAAGTGGGCCTTGAAcaactctttaaaaaacattggcctaagaaatgagaagaaatttTTAGCTGGGTCT of Saccopteryx bilineata isolate mSacBil1 chromosome 1, mSacBil1_pri_phased_curated, whole genome shotgun sequence contains these proteins:
- the LOC136318567 gene encoding serum amyloid A-2 protein-like; this encodes MKLSTIIILCSLILGVSSQGWGTFLKQAGQGAKDMWRAYSDMREANYKNSDKYFHSRGNYDAAQRGPGGVWAARVISDTRELSQRVTDRFKYGNSGHGVEDSRADQEANRHGRSGGDPNIYRPRGLPSKY